DNA sequence from the Deinococcus humi genome:
AAAAGCATGGCTGCAATTAAACTGATGATTAAAAGAAATTTAAAATAAACAGTTGTAATAATGACATCGCCAAATAAGGCAATCTGCAACTGGGACGTTAAACCATTGACAAAAACCAATATAAGAAGCAATAGTGCTATTATGGAAATACCGTTTTGGAGAATCAAGCTCACATTTGATCTCATTTTCACGAAATCGTTATCGTAGTACAAATGACGTCCTCCTATTCAATTTGAACATTATGCAACATAAATGTTATCTGATAGTGCTTTTTTCGTTTCAAAAATAACTATTTTTGCCCTCTGATAGTCACCTTCATAAATTCTCTTAAAAGTTCTACCAAGTGATCCAAAAAGTATAGGGATTTCTGCAATTTTACTGTGTTTTTTAAAAAAACGTGTCGCTGAATAATTATAGTACGCATCCATCAATGGACTCTTTTTCCCTAAAGATGATGATTCTTTATGATAGACTCTGGATAAATCAGCGACAGCCAGGCTAAATCCTAATTTTCTAATTCTAATACTCAAATCGACGTCTTCCCAGTACATGAAAAAGCCAGAATCAAAACCTTCGAGTGTTTCTACAATAGAAGTTCTGATAAGAACACTGGCAGCGGTAAGATAGTCAATATTGTCAGGCTTTTTCAAATGCCAAGCGCGTCCAAAAATAAATGAGACTTTTCCACCACCCCATGCCTGTACGCCATATGGAAAATCAGAATCAACAATTAATGAACCCACGGCTCCAATTTTTGGATCCGATTCCGCCATCTCTACCAACTTCGTGAGGGCATCTGTGCATACTGTGGTGTCATTATTTAATAGCCAAACATAGTCAGAATTATCTTCAATAGAGCGTCTGATTCCTATGTTATTACCACCGCCAAAACCCAAGTTTGATGAACTTTTTATGATTTCCAAATTAGGAAATAAGCTTTTTATTCTCTCAATTGAGGAATCTGTAGATGCATTATCTATTAGTACGATTTTATAATTTTTATATGTGATACGCTCTAAAGATCTGAGGCACTCGATCGTATACTCCCAACCATTCCAATTAAGCATAATGATTGATACAAATGGTTCTGTCTTCATACACGACTCTCATTTTTCCCAAACGTATTGAGTAACTCAATTAAGTTGGCTATAGATCTTTTCCAAGTAAATTGTCTTACAAAATCGTGCCCATTCATCGCGATAAACTGCCTTTTTTCATTGTCTTCAATAAGTTCTTGAATTTTATCAGCAAGCGCCTGAAAGTCCTGCAATTCAAATAGAAGAGCGGTAAAGTTATCGATGGCATATTCTCTATGTCCTCCTATATCACTAACTACTAATGCGGCCCCACACTGTAGTGCTTCACATTCAGTGAGACCCCAGCCTTCAGAATGACTGGCAGATATATAGATGGATACGCTATTATATATCTCTCGTAGTTTTTCTACGCTCGGCTCTTTAATATAGTCAATCCAATGCGGAAGTATTGTAGGACGATCAATAACACCAAAGGCAGTAGCTTTCAGAGCAGGATACTTTTTCTTAACAACCTTCAAAGCTTCTATACAGTCTTTAGAACCTTTATATTCTGCTTCATGAACTAGAAATGCCACACTTTGAGGATATCTTTCAGCTATCGGTATATCGCAACCAAAATCATCGAAATCCAAGCCGTTAGGAATATAATGAGAGGATTCCCCTATTGAATCTAGACGCTCTTTAATCCAATTTGCAATAACAATTTTATTCATAGGATAACGCCATGTTTCTATCAATTTATCTTCGCTAATCCTCCAAGATTCGACGCCTTGTATTAAATAAAACTTTTTATGTACACCGATCTTATAATTATTAACCCATGATGCAGTTTGCCAAGCTGTTGCAAAGATAAAATCGATATCTTCTGTATCTATAGCGGCAGGACTCAAAACCCATCTAAGCTTGACTCTTTCATCTACTGAAAACCACTTAGGAAAAGCGGAGTTATTTATTAATCTAAAAACAAAAATGAGGCATTTTCTCAAATATTGCCAGAAATTTATATCTCTGTCAATAATTGCGGGATGCAGAATTGTTATGCTGTAACCTGCATCTGCAAGACGATTGGCATATTCGTAAACTATTTTATAACCCCCAACAGGATTTTTAGAGGGGCCAGGCAAAATAAAGGTAATTCTTCTGGGTTTAGATGTCATGTCTGGGATTTTTTCGTGCTAATCTCGCCATAAATTGGTAGGAGGACTTTAAAGTCTTAATTCCATGTTTCCCAAGGCCAGAGAACATAAACCATGTCCACAAACGGAAATACAGAGGCGAAAGCTTTATTCCTTTAAGAAAGATGGATTGAGCCTTTGTATGCTCACCAATATTTAATAACTTACGTCCTTCATGATAACACGCTATTGCCTCAGCCCGATTCGCGAAAGATGTCAGATCTGGGCGCAAATATCGAATATGTTCAT
Encoded proteins:
- a CDS encoding glycosyltransferase family 4 protein; protein product: MTSKPRRITFILPGPSKNPVGGYKIVYEYANRLADAGYSITILHPAIIDRDINFWQYLRKCLIFVFRLINNSAFPKWFSVDERVKLRWVLSPAAIDTEDIDFIFATAWQTASWVNNYKIGVHKKFYLIQGVESWRISEDKLIETWRYPMNKIVIANWIKERLDSIGESSHYIPNGLDFDDFGCDIPIAERYPQSVAFLVHEAEYKGSKDCIEALKVVKKKYPALKATAFGVIDRPTILPHWIDYIKEPSVEKLREIYNSVSIYISASHSEGWGLTECEALQCGAALVVSDIGGHREYAIDNFTALLFELQDFQALADKIQELIEDNEKRQFIAMNGHDFVRQFTWKRSIANLIELLNTFGKNESRV
- a CDS encoding glycosyltransferase family 2 protein, with translation MKTEPFVSIIMLNWNGWEYTIECLRSLERITYKNYKIVLIDNASTDSSIERIKSLFPNLEIIKSSSNLGFGGGNNIGIRRSIEDNSDYVWLLNNDTTVCTDALTKLVEMAESDPKIGAVGSLIVDSDFPYGVQAWGGGKVSFIFGRAWHLKKPDNIDYLTAASVLIRTSIVETLEGFDSGFFMYWEDVDLSIRIRKLGFSLAVADLSRVYHKESSSLGKKSPLMDAYYNYSATRFFKKHSKIAEIPILFGSLGRTFKRIYEGDYQRAKIVIFETKKALSDNIYVA